The following proteins are co-located in the Acidimicrobiales bacterium genome:
- a CDS encoding PspC domain-containing protein yields MTDLHSPQPDDDSPSNDETSTESSTGLDHRDAPEPAATDETPATGALDVDGAALLEAAARLDDPLAEEPTDAGAESVTGEIGIDSEADADPIEDATSGGNDPAGSDPFDGESAGAEPGEPTATTPPPMDPPPMDPPPPLPPVRRLRRAEGSSGPGVAAGIARYFGVETGLVKAAFVVASFFGGLGIFVYIAGWALIPRDRHPDPRPVVLNGSVAGIVIGTLAMVGAVSVAFGAGGAAGSLLAPALLIGIGFYLLDQRSTPQVITDAPTQPASRPSWIPPLTTTPLPPSTTHAYAATAAPAPQWGTVHTDPAPPVATKPKPPVTAVTMAITAVVVAAMIALDQFTGVDISVPQMFGTALAIIVTGIIVSLFVGRALGLWFAGIIALIGLGVSPIAVAITVDGVGSREYRVLDGESLLPSYVLGTGELIIDLRDAEFTSDAATTIDLDAGSIVVYLPDDVTIDLDATARFGVVTAPIKTTDGGFGITLEEVSGSSSEIQRIYSAREGAPTVSIDADVRFGSIEIRQG; encoded by the coding sequence ATGACCGACCTCCACTCCCCCCAACCCGACGACGATTCCCCCTCCAACGACGAGACCTCGACCGAGTCGAGCACCGGTCTCGATCACCGCGATGCCCCCGAGCCCGCAGCGACCGACGAGACGCCGGCCACTGGCGCCTTGGACGTCGATGGTGCCGCCCTGCTCGAGGCTGCCGCCCGACTGGATGATCCGCTCGCCGAGGAGCCGACCGACGCCGGGGCCGAGTCCGTCACCGGCGAAATCGGCATCGACAGCGAAGCTGATGCCGACCCGATCGAAGATGCCACCTCGGGCGGCAACGACCCCGCCGGCAGCGATCCGTTCGATGGCGAGTCGGCAGGAGCCGAACCGGGCGAGCCCACCGCAACCACACCGCCCCCAATGGATCCGCCGCCGATGGATCCGCCGCCACCGCTTCCTCCGGTCCGCCGCCTTCGTCGGGCCGAGGGCAGTTCCGGCCCCGGCGTCGCCGCCGGCATCGCTCGCTACTTCGGCGTCGAGACCGGCCTGGTCAAGGCGGCGTTCGTCGTCGCCAGCTTCTTCGGCGGCCTCGGCATCTTCGTGTACATCGCCGGTTGGGCCCTCATCCCTCGTGACCGACACCCCGACCCGCGTCCAGTCGTGCTGAACGGCAGCGTCGCCGGCATCGTGATCGGCACGCTCGCCATGGTGGGTGCCGTCTCGGTGGCCTTCGGTGCCGGTGGAGCCGCCGGGAGCCTGCTCGCTCCGGCCCTGCTCATCGGCATCGGCTTCTACCTGCTCGATCAGCGGTCCACGCCACAGGTGATCACCGACGCTCCCACGCAACCGGCCAGCCGCCCGTCGTGGATCCCACCGCTCACCACCACCCCGCTGCCGCCGTCGACCACCCACGCCTACGCAGCAACCGCGGCTCCCGCGCCGCAGTGGGGCACGGTGCACACCGATCCCGCACCGCCGGTCGCGACCAAGCCGAAACCGCCGGTTACTGCGGTGACCATGGCCATCACCGCCGTCGTCGTGGCCGCCATGATCGCCCTCGACCAGTTCACCGGGGTCGACATCAGCGTGCCACAGATGTTCGGCACCGCCCTCGCCATCATCGTCACCGGCATCATCGTCAGCCTGTTCGTCGGCCGAGCGCTGGGCCTGTGGTTCGCCGGCATCATCGCTCTGATCGGTCTTGGCGTGTCGCCGATCGCCGTCGCCATCACCGTCGACGGTGTCGGCTCTCGTGAGTACCGAGTGCTCGACGGCGAGTCGCTCCTGCCGAGCTACGTCCTCGGCACCGGCGAGCTGATCATCGACCTGCGCGATGCCGAGTTCACCTCCGACGCCGCCACGACGATCGACCTCGATGCCGGCTCGATCGTGGTGTACCTCCCCGACGATGTCACGATCGATCTCGACGCCACCGCTCGCTTTGGCGTCGTGACGGCCCCGATCAAGACCACCGACGGGGGCTTCGGCATCACGCTCGAAGAGGTCTCCGGCTCAAGCTCGGAGATCCAGCGGATCTACAGCGCACGCGAGGGTGCCCCCACCGTCTCCATCGACGCCGACGTCCGCTTCGGGTCGATCGAGATCCGACAGGGCTGA
- a CDS encoding acyl-CoA dehydrogenase family protein: MSITQHTRAVVDHQALTAVAVDAGRRSGEIESLRRLPADIVDGLIDSCVMRLWVPARYGGVEGSVADLIDVLDAVSYHDGATGWCIMIANTTALNGGFLDPVFAEEIYGDPRAVTGGFGMPAGTGVAVDGGIRVTGQWAWGSGSHHCTWVGGGVRIVDDTGTPTKLADGTAAPFVYFDRSDVELLDTWHVMGLKGTGSTDYQVDDAFVPTGRWVSFAAGPEPVVDSPLYRFSFLGALGVGVASVTLGLARRAIDELVLLGDKKPQGSSRSLSERATVQADLAAAEAAVRSASAFIHEVVAECWDAAEHQGEMSGEQKRLLRLAANNAAERSAHAVGLCYRAGGGSALYETSPLQRVFRDVNVATQHGMIAPRLLEPLGRMRFGLPTDTRQF; this comes from the coding sequence ATGTCGATCACGCAGCACACCCGAGCAGTCGTCGATCACCAGGCGTTGACCGCAGTCGCGGTCGACGCCGGTCGTCGTTCGGGCGAGATCGAGTCGTTGCGACGACTGCCCGCCGACATCGTCGACGGACTGATCGACTCCTGTGTCATGCGACTCTGGGTGCCGGCCCGCTACGGCGGTGTCGAGGGATCGGTCGCCGACCTGATCGACGTGCTCGACGCCGTCAGCTACCACGACGGTGCGACCGGCTGGTGCATCATGATCGCCAACACCACCGCCCTGAACGGCGGTTTCCTCGATCCGGTCTTTGCCGAGGAGATCTACGGCGATCCTCGTGCGGTGACCGGAGGCTTCGGCATGCCCGCCGGCACCGGAGTGGCCGTCGACGGCGGTATCCGGGTCACCGGTCAATGGGCATGGGGCTCAGGCTCGCATCACTGCACCTGGGTCGGGGGCGGGGTCCGCATCGTCGACGACACCGGCACGCCGACGAAACTGGCCGACGGCACCGCCGCCCCGTTCGTGTACTTCGACCGCAGCGACGTCGAACTCCTCGACACCTGGCACGTGATGGGACTCAAGGGCACCGGCTCGACCGACTACCAGGTCGACGACGCCTTCGTTCCCACCGGTCGTTGGGTGTCGTTCGCCGCCGGACCCGAGCCTGTGGTCGACAGCCCGCTCTATCGCTTCTCGTTCCTCGGCGCTCTCGGGGTGGGCGTCGCCAGTGTGACCCTCGGACTCGCTCGTCGAGCCATCGACGAGTTGGTGCTATTGGGCGACAAGAAGCCTCAGGGGTCGTCTCGGTCGCTGTCCGAACGAGCCACCGTGCAGGCCGATCTGGCGGCGGCGGAGGCCGCGGTCCGCTCGGCCTCGGCGTTCATCCACGAGGTGGTCGCCGAGTGCTGGGACGCCGCCGAACACCAGGGCGAGATGTCGGGCGAACAAAAGCGCCTGCTGCGACTGGCAGCCAACAACGCGGCCGAACGGAGCGCCCACGCCGTTGGGCTGTGCTACCGAGCAGGCGGTGGGTCGGCGCTGTATGAGACCTCGCCGCTCCAGCGGGTGTTTCGCGACGTCAATGTCGCCACTCAGCACGGCATGATCGCGCCTCGACTCCTCGAACCGCTCGGTCGCATGCGGTTCGGTTTGCCGACCGACACCCGCCAGTTCTGA
- a CDS encoding GNAT family N-acetyltransferase — translation MNARRHIPTGDDGSLPERLARHLDEWLGQWRPPGEGELIVVGSEKRTQPGWDGTIRPFVGIETLSGAVLSVPPERVAAVRALGDDLDTVGARLGDALGLIDHRFGRGIYRWSTNPAPPDPNRLGLWLPTTDPRVLPWLRPFNGDVLVGFDAPDLASGTSQVAAGVGRKQHDQHGHELAVVTEEGHRGKGWAASLVSQAARRVLDDRAIPIYLHAPDNRASAKTADACGFPDRGWRILGLFRT, via the coding sequence ATGAACGCACGACGCCACATCCCGACCGGCGACGACGGCAGCCTCCCCGAACGGCTCGCTCGTCACCTCGACGAATGGCTCGGTCAGTGGCGTCCACCGGGTGAGGGCGAGCTGATCGTCGTCGGCTCCGAGAAGCGCACGCAGCCCGGCTGGGATGGCACGATTCGGCCCTTCGTCGGCATCGAAACCCTGAGCGGTGCGGTGCTGAGCGTGCCGCCGGAGCGGGTCGCCGCCGTCCGGGCGCTGGGCGACGATCTCGACACCGTTGGTGCTCGCCTCGGCGATGCCCTCGGCCTGATCGATCACCGCTTCGGTCGTGGGATCTACCGCTGGTCGACCAACCCCGCTCCACCCGACCCGAATCGACTCGGCCTGTGGCTCCCGACGACCGACCCGCGAGTGCTGCCGTGGCTTCGCCCGTTCAATGGCGATGTGCTGGTCGGCTTCGACGCCCCCGACCTCGCCTCGGGCACGAGCCAGGTCGCGGCCGGCGTGGGCCGCAAACAGCATGACCAGCACGGTCACGAGCTCGCCGTGGTGACCGAGGAGGGCCACCGGGGCAAGGGTTGGGCTGCCAGCCTGGTCTCCCAGGCCGCCCGGCGGGTGCTCGACGACAGGGCGATCCCGATCTACCTGCACGCTCCCGACAACCGTGCCTCGGCCAAGACCGCCGACGCCTGCGGCTTCCCCGACCGAGGCTGGCGCATCCTCGGCCTCTTCCGCACCTGA
- a CDS encoding potassium channel protein: MPTYPTRILLGRLRVGQRRPLASDDAPVWKRPSSRDPWQRVVYGVLAVNLVVIIGWVGYRLLGLSWLDAIYQTVITITTVGFTELGMTDTNIARYRTFTIFIAVVGTASVLYTLGVLVDTLIEGSLNDELRRRRMLKSIDTLENHVIICGWGRVGNSVATFVRRSGGEVVIIDREPQEDQADVAIVIGEATDDDVLRAAGIGRAKTIIAALDHDADNLFVCLSARALRSDIFIVARTNDQKNESKMLQAGADRVINPHEIGGSRMAALALQPHVAEFLDEVLHDEGHDVAVHEVVVPDDSPMRGRSLMDLRAEDGRRSLIIAIRQGDGRYHTNPAPTTELHGGDVIIALGSAAELARLRAVV, translated from the coding sequence GTGCCGACCTACCCCACCCGCATCCTGCTCGGTCGGCTGCGGGTCGGCCAGCGGCGGCCGCTCGCCTCCGACGACGCCCCGGTGTGGAAGCGACCGTCGTCTCGCGATCCGTGGCAGCGGGTGGTGTACGGCGTCCTCGCCGTGAACCTCGTGGTGATCATCGGTTGGGTGGGGTATCGCCTCCTCGGCTTGTCGTGGCTCGATGCGATCTACCAGACCGTCATCACGATCACGACGGTCGGCTTCACCGAGCTGGGGATGACCGACACCAACATCGCCCGCTACCGAACCTTCACCATCTTCATCGCCGTGGTCGGAACGGCGAGTGTGCTCTACACCCTCGGTGTCCTGGTCGACACCCTCATCGAGGGCAGCCTCAACGACGAACTCAGGAGACGACGCATGCTCAAGTCGATCGACACGCTCGAGAACCATGTGATCATCTGCGGCTGGGGCCGGGTCGGGAACTCGGTCGCCACGTTCGTGCGCCGCTCGGGCGGCGAGGTGGTCATCATCGACCGCGAGCCGCAAGAAGACCAGGCGGACGTGGCGATCGTGATCGGCGAGGCCACCGACGACGATGTCCTGCGGGCGGCCGGCATCGGGCGGGCCAAGACCATCATCGCCGCTCTCGACCACGACGCCGACAACCTCTTCGTCTGCCTCAGCGCCCGGGCCCTCCGGTCCGACATCTTCATCGTCGCCCGGACCAACGACCAGAAGAACGAGTCGAAGATGCTGCAGGCCGGCGCCGACCGGGTGATCAACCCGCACGAGATCGGCGGATCTCGCATGGCCGCACTGGCGCTCCAGCCCCATGTGGCGGAGTTCCTCGACGAGGTGCTGCACGACGAGGGTCACGACGTGGCGGTGCACGAGGTCGTCGTCCCCGATGATTCGCCGATGCGGGGCCGGTCGTTGATGGACCTGCGGGCCGAAGACGGTCGCCGTTCGCTGATCATCGCCATCCGTCAGGGCGACGGCCGCTACCACACCAATCCGGCGCCGACGACCGAACTCCACGGTGGCGACGTGATCATCGCCCTCGGCTCGGCCGCCGAACTCGCCCGCCTCCGCGCCGTGGTCTGA
- a CDS encoding PEP-utilizing enzyme codes for MVDSWLVETDLSEEFDFYTRANVGEVFPDPVAPLSFFYFENENGLGGSEMGFRRAYYKIGVMTPDELPDDECVFLGVVNGYCYLNASALRMLGHRAPGMTASDIDDAFFGDAPGVPEFVVKPGFDREELTAKIGETFGWVLTTPNLPEVLAEEQIVNGLRANRPDFSTMSNRELFDYAMDLADTHFENLFAQHIYITFLASVPIGIITAVCAAVGRPEDTLRLIAGVGDVESAAPSMAMRNLGRTAAASPTLSAMFDQGVTGLHARLQAAAGDPDVDNFLSEFGDFSFAYGCRGPNEWETRSPTWETDPDLALAAIDRMRLSPESASPQGHNSELAADRERLSAEIAAMVEGDPETHGQFMAALSSAKVFMPGRERTKTNCIKLVHELRMALVEIGRRAVEAGHFPKVNSYGLLTRPELDQFIDSPEGWLDTLNERDALLQEVSGLQEPFLFVGRPGPMSEYPRRSDVVYDLTTAGEVVQGMPGCPGKSRGIARVVTNSHDPSALAPGDILVAPLTDPSWTPLFVPAAGVVVDVGAALSHAIIVSRELGIPCVVSATDATKRIPDGALIEVDGDSGAVTIIELP; via the coding sequence GTGGTTGACAGTTGGCTGGTCGAGACCGACCTGAGCGAGGAATTCGATTTCTACACCCGGGCGAATGTCGGTGAGGTGTTCCCCGATCCGGTCGCCCCGCTGTCGTTCTTCTACTTCGAGAACGAGAACGGCCTGGGCGGCTCCGAGATGGGCTTCCGCCGAGCCTACTACAAGATCGGGGTGATGACGCCCGACGAGCTGCCCGACGACGAATGCGTCTTCCTCGGCGTGGTCAACGGCTATTGCTATCTCAACGCCTCGGCGCTGCGCATGCTCGGTCACCGGGCGCCGGGGATGACCGCCTCCGACATCGACGATGCGTTCTTCGGCGATGCGCCCGGTGTCCCCGAGTTCGTGGTGAAGCCCGGCTTCGATCGCGAGGAGCTCACCGCCAAGATCGGCGAGACGTTCGGTTGGGTGCTCACCACCCCGAACCTGCCCGAGGTGCTGGCCGAGGAGCAGATCGTCAACGGCCTACGGGCCAACCGTCCCGACTTCTCGACCATGAGCAATCGCGAGCTGTTCGACTATGCGATGGACCTCGCCGACACCCACTTCGAGAACCTGTTCGCCCAGCACATCTACATCACCTTCCTCGCCTCGGTGCCGATCGGCATCATCACCGCCGTCTGCGCCGCCGTCGGTCGCCCCGAGGACACGCTCCGGCTCATCGCCGGTGTCGGCGACGTCGAGTCGGCCGCTCCCTCCATGGCGATGCGGAACCTGGGTCGTACCGCTGCCGCGTCACCCACGCTGTCGGCGATGTTCGACCAGGGCGTGACCGGGTTGCACGCACGGCTGCAGGCTGCGGCCGGCGATCCGGATGTCGACAACTTCCTGTCGGAGTTCGGCGACTTCAGCTTCGCCTACGGCTGCCGTGGCCCGAACGAGTGGGAGACCCGTTCCCCCACGTGGGAGACCGACCCCGACCTCGCCCTCGCGGCCATCGACCGCATGCGGCTCTCGCCGGAATCGGCCTCACCCCAAGGGCACAACAGCGAGCTGGCGGCCGACCGCGAACGGCTCAGTGCCGAGATCGCGGCCATGGTCGAGGGCGATCCCGAGACCCACGGCCAGTTCATGGCAGCCCTCAGCTCGGCCAAGGTGTTCATGCCCGGCCGGGAGCGCACCAAGACCAACTGCATCAAGCTCGTCCACGAGTTGCGGATGGCACTGGTCGAGATCGGCCGCCGTGCCGTCGAGGCCGGCCACTTCCCGAAGGTCAACTCCTACGGCCTCCTCACCCGGCCCGAGCTCGACCAGTTCATCGACAGCCCCGAAGGCTGGCTCGACACCCTCAACGAGCGCGACGCACTCCTTCAAGAGGTGTCCGGACTCCAGGAGCCGTTCCTCTTCGTCGGCCGGCCCGGTCCGATGAGCGAGTACCCCCGACGGAGTGATGTGGTCTACGACCTCACCACCGCCGGCGAGGTGGTCCAGGGCATGCCCGGCTGCCCCGGCAAGTCGCGGGGCATCGCTCGGGTGGTCACCAACTCCCACGATCCTTCGGCGCTCGCCCCCGGCGACATCCTGGTGGCACCGCTCACCGATCCGTCGTGGACCCCGCTGTTCGTTCCGGCCGCCGGCGTGGTCGTCGACGTCGGCGCCGCGCTGTCGCACGCCATCATCGTGAGCCGTGAGCTGGGCATCCCGTGCGTGGTGTCGGCCACCGACGCCACCAAGCGCATTCCCGACGGTGCCCTCATCGAGGTCGACGGCGACTCGGGAGCGGTCACCATCATCGAGCTACCCTGA
- a CDS encoding L,D-transpeptidase: MTSSNRRPTLVATMLAAAAVALLAAFTVTRDQPLEESLDNATFFADQPSTTTTPTTVATTTSTVVAPAWQPLMPAEGDGVLIATSLDHATVIDIYAAPDDTAVPAWRLGIPTEFGGPRTFLVIGESEDWVHVKVPVRPNGSTGWVRKADVTFSTTTIHVDIDVSDRLVSIYDGDDLVFQTIGAVGRDEYPTPVGEWFLRDAIPWDEQSVYGPWVLALSAFSEQIDEINGGQAVVALHGTSQPDKLGSAVSLGCVRLSNDDITIVASLVPVGSPVVIHD; encoded by the coding sequence ATGACATCGTCGAATCGTCGGCCGACCCTCGTGGCCACCATGTTGGCCGCAGCTGCGGTTGCGCTGTTGGCTGCCTTCACCGTCACCCGAGACCAACCGCTCGAAGAGTCGCTCGACAACGCCACGTTCTTTGCCGACCAGCCCTCGACCACGACCACCCCGACGACCGTGGCCACCACCACCTCGACGGTCGTCGCTCCGGCGTGGCAACCGCTCATGCCGGCCGAGGGCGACGGGGTGCTCATCGCCACGTCGCTCGATCACGCCACGGTGATCGACATCTACGCCGCCCCCGACGACACGGCTGTGCCCGCATGGCGACTCGGCATCCCCACCGAGTTCGGCGGTCCCCGCACCTTCCTCGTGATCGGCGAGTCCGAGGACTGGGTGCACGTGAAGGTCCCGGTCCGTCCGAACGGTTCCACCGGATGGGTCCGCAAAGCCGACGTCACCTTCTCGACCACCACGATCCACGTTGACATCGATGTCTCGGATCGTCTCGTGTCGATCTACGACGGCGACGACCTGGTCTTCCAGACCATCGGCGCGGTTGGGCGCGACGAGTACCCGACACCGGTGGGCGAGTGGTTCCTGCGCGACGCCATCCCGTGGGACGAGCAGTCGGTCTACGGACCGTGGGTGCTCGCGCTCTCGGCGTTCAGCGAGCAGATCGACGAGATCAACGGTGGTCAGGCCGTGGTGGCGCTCCACGGCACCTCCCAGCCAGACAAGCTCGGATCGGCCGTTTCCCTGGGCTGTGTGCGACTCTCGAACGACGACATCACGATCGTTGCCTCGCTCGTGCCGGTCGGATCGCCGGTGGTCATCCACGACTGA
- a CDS encoding AMP-binding protein — protein MIFPALCDIAAQAPDRTAVIDQRGRHLTFGELCESVERVATSLRGLGLGPQSSVALFAPNRVEWLVTSLATAAIGSLSIGLNTRFRTAELDYLLHVGRCDAVLVPDRFLGVRPAELLLGIRDTPRVLVDGDPSAFDARFSPIAWTDLDQAAAPASTSPERPTVTGDERWCGFTTSGTTGHPKLAVHTQAGTLHHLRAVIDAFDLDHDTVAYVPLPLCGVFGFTVAYATLLAGGTTVLHETFDPAAGAAAIAEHRVTFANGSDDMLTAIFEQPAFDGATTTWTNGVYADFTNSGRQVAELADRLTDGRLRLSGVYGSSEGFALMSRWPAAAPLEERAVNGGRLVSDQLEVRCVDPATGAVLPHGEPGEIQFRGPGMIDGYLEHPDAPETTAATVAAFTDDRWFRTGDLGHTVDGRAFVYRSRLGDSLRLRGFLCDPTEIEHHLERHEAVELAQVVGVDRPGGEVAVAFVRLAPGGTATPDDLIAHCANGLANYKTPDRVVIVDEFPVTDGPNGVKIRKVDLRSAAIAWYTEHDQLDPTLSSST, from the coding sequence ATGATCTTCCCCGCCCTCTGCGATATCGCAGCGCAGGCGCCAGACCGAACCGCCGTGATCGACCAACGAGGGCGACACCTCACCTTCGGCGAGCTGTGCGAGTCGGTCGAGCGGGTGGCGACCTCCCTGCGAGGCCTGGGTCTCGGGCCACAGTCGAGCGTCGCCCTGTTCGCACCGAACCGGGTCGAGTGGCTGGTCACCTCGCTCGCCACCGCCGCCATCGGCAGCCTGTCGATCGGGCTGAACACCCGGTTCCGCACGGCCGAACTCGACTATCTGCTCCATGTCGGCCGGTGCGATGCGGTGCTCGTACCCGACCGATTCCTCGGCGTTCGTCCCGCCGAACTCCTCCTGGGCATTCGAGACACGCCCCGGGTGCTGGTCGATGGCGATCCGTCGGCGTTCGACGCCCGATTCAGTCCAATCGCCTGGACCGACCTCGATCAAGCAGCGGCCCCGGCATCGACGTCACCCGAGCGGCCGACGGTGACGGGCGACGAGCGGTGGTGCGGCTTCACCACCTCGGGAACCACCGGCCACCCCAAACTCGCCGTCCATACTCAGGCCGGCACCCTCCACCACCTCCGTGCAGTCATCGACGCCTTCGACCTCGATCACGACACCGTCGCCTACGTGCCGCTGCCACTGTGCGGGGTGTTCGGCTTCACCGTCGCCTACGCCACCCTCCTCGCCGGCGGCACCACGGTGCTGCACGAGACCTTCGACCCCGCAGCCGGTGCCGCCGCCATCGCCGAGCACCGGGTCACCTTCGCCAATGGGTCCGACGACATGCTCACCGCCATCTTCGAACAACCGGCCTTCGACGGCGCCACCACGACCTGGACCAACGGCGTCTACGCCGACTTCACCAACAGCGGCCGCCAGGTCGCCGAACTCGCCGACCGGCTCACCGACGGCCGCCTCCGGTTGTCGGGGGTCTACGGATCGTCGGAAGGGTTCGCGCTCATGTCGCGCTGGCCTGCCGCCGCGCCGCTCGAGGAGCGTGCGGTCAACGGCGGTCGCCTCGTCTCCGACCAGCTCGAGGTGCGTTGTGTCGATCCGGCGACCGGCGCGGTCCTCCCCCACGGCGAGCCGGGCGAGATCCAGTTCCGGGGTCCAGGCATGATCGACGGCTACCTCGAGCACCCCGACGCACCAGAGACCACGGCCGCCACCGTTGCCGCCTTCACCGACGACCGCTGGTTCCGCACCGGCGATCTCGGCCACACGGTCGATGGCCGTGCCTTCGTCTACCGCTCCCGGCTCGGCGACTCGCTGCGACTGCGAGGCTTCCTGTGCGATCCCACCGAGATCGAGCATCACCTCGAACGCCACGAGGCAGTCGAGCTGGCCCAGGTGGTCGGCGTCGACCGACCGGGCGGCGAGGTCGCGGTCGCGTTCGTACGTCTCGCCCCCGGCGGCACCGCCACACCCGACGACCTCATCGCCCACTGCGCGAACGGTCTGGCCAACTACAAGACGCCCGATCGCGTGGTCATCGTCGATGAGTTCCCCGTCACCGACGGCCCCAACGGCGTCAAGATCCGCAAGGTCGACCTCCGGTCGGCGGCGATTGCCTGGTACACCGAACACGACCAGCTCGACCCGACGCTGTCCTCCTCGACCTGA
- a CDS encoding tyrosine-protein phosphatase yields MTTLPAPGQRIDLEGALNLRDLGGWPTLDGSAIRRGVAFRCDRLSQLTDSDHEIFAELGIVTVIDFRYPVEVAEDPSRLWSGVANHIEIPMAGKLAQEKSFLERAFDGEMEGINDDWVFQTYVDMLEAHADGFATAIRHVANDGPSLFHCTAGKDRTGIMAMLLLSIANVDRERILDDFELSNPYRAEPRMAALAPIFAERGLDVEDFRPALGAPRPAMAKTLTWLDETHGGPLGYLRSEAGLTDAELGAVRSLLVAD; encoded by the coding sequence ATGACGACACTGCCCGCACCCGGCCAACGCATCGACCTCGAAGGCGCCCTGAACCTGCGTGACCTCGGCGGTTGGCCGACGCTCGACGGCTCGGCGATCCGCCGCGGGGTCGCGTTCCGCTGCGACCGGCTCAGCCAGCTGACCGACAGCGATCACGAGATCTTCGCCGAGCTCGGCATCGTCACCGTGATCGACTTCCGCTACCCGGTCGAGGTGGCCGAAGACCCGTCGCGACTGTGGTCCGGGGTCGCCAACCACATCGAGATCCCCATGGCGGGGAAGCTGGCGCAGGAGAAGTCGTTCCTCGAGCGAGCCTTCGACGGCGAGATGGAGGGCATCAACGACGACTGGGTGTTCCAGACCTACGTCGACATGCTCGAGGCGCACGCCGACGGGTTCGCCACCGCCATCCGCCACGTGGCCAACGACGGTCCATCGCTGTTCCACTGCACGGCCGGCAAGGACCGCACCGGGATCATGGCGATGCTGCTCCTCAGCATCGCGAACGTCGACCGGGAACGGATCCTCGACGACTTCGAGTTGTCGAACCCCTACCGGGCCGAGCCTCGGATGGCGGCCCTCGCGCCGATCTTCGCCGAGCGCGGTCTCGACGTCGAGGACTTCCGCCCGGCCCTCGGCGCGCCACGACCGGCCATGGCGAAGACGCTCACCTGGCTCGACGAGACCCACGGTGGGCCACTCGGCTACCTGCGATCCGAGGCGGGACTCACCGACGCCGAACTCGGCGCGGTGCGATCCCTCCTCGTCGCCGACTGA